The genomic segment ACACACGTCAAGTAAGGTAGTTAATAAGGGGGTGAGTGTAAATGGTGGCACCACCGTATATAGGGGTCTTGTTTACGTTAGGAGGGGTGCTAGGTTTGCTAGGTCTCATGTTTCATGTGATTCGCTTATTCTTGATGATAAGTCTAAGGCATACACTATTCCTCATGATCAAGTATTCGAGGACACGGCAGTGGTTACCCACGAAGCCTACACAGGCAGAATAAGCGAAGATAAACTATTCTACCTAAGAAGCAGAGGATTAAACGAAGAAGAAGCAAAAAGCCTAATAGTACTTGGTTACTTCCATGATGTGATGGTTAACCTACCTATGGAGTACATGTCAATATTCAATAAGGCCATTGAATTAGAGCTAAGCAAGATGCATAAGGTTGGATGATTTCTTCCCCCCGCCTTAAAGGGTTGGTTACGTTGAGAGTCTCCTGCGTTAGCCTGTGCGGGTTAATGGATTATTGATTCACTTAAGTAATGTTATCACTAATCTCAATTAACTCAAATTCACAAGTCCTTGTGGGCCAGTATGCAAAATAAGGGGAAACAGGTCTTAAAATTCATTCACCATGAATAAGAGGCTTTAAGTGCGTAGTAGTGTTTAAGCATTATGGGGTAGGGGCGAAGGGTTTATTAAAGGTGTTAGTGTGTGTTAGTGTTGGTTTGGTATGATTGGTAGTGTTTGGGATTGGATAATAGTGATTGCGGTGGTGTTAATATTGTTTGGTGGTGCTAGTAAGATTCCTGAGTTGTTTAGGGCGTTGGGTAGGGCTGTGGGTGAGTTTAAGAAGGGGCAGGTTGAGGTTGAGAGGGAGCTTAGGCAATTAACCAATGAACCCCAATCAAACCAAACCAACATAAGTAAACAAGACAACACAGTGAATAATAAGGATGAGGAAGCCCAGGAATTAAGAAGGCAGATAGAGGAATTAAGAAAGAAAATCGAGGAATTAGAGAGGAAGAAATCACAGAATTAACTGCATTAACCCATGCTTAAGGGTTAAGGATAATTAGCCCTGAGTGTTACTTAATCAGAGTTGCTGAAAAGTATTAATTAATGCACTAGCTTTTTAACCTAAACATAGATTCGGTATTGTGCTCATTGCGCACATATCTGATGTGCACTTAGGTAGGAGGCAGTATGGGCTTGAGGCTAGGGCTAGGGATTATGAGGCAGCGTTCCTTAATGCTATTAGTGAAATCATTAAGTTACGTGAGGAGAGGGGGGTTGATGTTGTCCTTGTTACGGGGGATCTATTCGATAATCCAAGGCCATCCCCATCAACCTACCTAACCGCAATTAAGGGTTTTAGTAGGCTTAGGGATTCAGGCCTTAATGTTATTATAACCAGGGGTAATCATGACGCTTCCGTTATTAATCCTGTGGATAACCCAATAAGCGTACTATCATCATCAGGCCTGGTTAAGTACCTTGACTTGGATTACATTGATTACGGTAAGTTAAGGATCATTGGTGTAGGCTGCGTACCCGGTAGTGAACATGGTAAACTCACCAGGGGTTTAAGGGGGTTAATGGGGGGTGGTTTAAACATAGTCATGATGCATCAGTACATTGAGGGTGCACCGTATAGGTACCCTATGCCTAACATTGACTACTACAGTATACCCGCTGATGAACTTCCAATAGACGCCTACTATGCGGTGGGTCATATTCATGAACACGCCTTGAGGCATCCATCATTAAACGCAGTTTACCCTGGTTCCCTTGAGATCTGGGATTCCCAGGAGTTTGAAACCTACGTTCTTAATAATGGTAAGTTAAGTAAGGTTAAGGAACAGGACCCTAAGGGTTTCCTGCTACTGGATGTTAATGAAGGTGCCGGTAGGGTTAAGGTTGAGCCAGTTAGGCTGCATGGAGGGCGTAGGATGATTAAAGTCCTGGTTAATATTAATGGTGAATCACCATCAGTATTCAGGGAGCATTTAAGTGAGTTAAGTAGCCTTAATTACAGGGACGCCTACGTTGAGGTTAACGTAACCGGTGAATTAAGTGAGGGCTTCAGTGTTAGGGATTACGGCTTCAATACTATTAAGGGTTTAATAAGTGATGCACTTAAGGTCAACGTTAAGTTAACGGTCACGAGGCGTAGTAGCGTTAAGGGGCAGGTTGTGCATGGTTTAATTGAACTTATTCAATCAGTACTAGGTAAGAACCTTGGTAATGAGGCTATGGTTAACGCAGTCCTTAGGGCCCTTGACCTGGTGAGTGATGGTAAGGTTAATGAGGCTAGGGTTACTTTAGAGAAGGCGCTTGGTATAGGGGATGATGCTGAATGGCTTCAGTGGAGTTAATTGAGGTTGAGAACATTAGGTCAATAAGGAAGGCCTCAGTGAGGTTAAGCAGCGGGGTTAACTTCATACATGGCTTAAACGGTGCAGGTAAGACAACTATACTGGATTCAATAGCCCTAGCCCTCTATGGGACTGATTGGCTTAAGAGGAGGAGGATTAAGTTATCTGAGTTAGTTACCATAGGCGCCTCCACTGGTGCTGTTAGGCTTATGATTAATATTGAGGGGCGTAGGTACATTATTCAACGCGTCTTCACCAGGGAGAAGGTTATTGAATCCCAGACATACGTCATGAGTGATGATGGTAGTAGGGTTGCAGGTAGGGATAAGGAGGTGACTAGGTGGGTTACCGAGAACCTGGGTGTTGATGTTGAGCTCTTCAACCTGCTTTACGTTAGGCAAGGTGAGTTAAGGGATATACTTGAGGTTAATAGGAGGGAGGAGTTTAAGCTCGATAAGTTGCTTAAGATTGACTCAATGGATAAGCTTCAGACTGATGTATTGAGGAGTATTGAGAAGAGGCTTGAGGGTGAGGAGAAGGCCCTTGAGGCAGCCATTAGGGAGAACAATGATGAGAAGGATAGGGTTGAGAGGAGGTTGAGTGATGCCAGGGTTAAGGTTAAGGAAATTGAAAGTGAAATCAGTAAACTTGATGGCGAATTAAGCGTTAAGGAGAGTGAACTAAGTAAGCTTAAGGAGGAGGAGAGGAGGCTAATTGGAATTAGGGAGAGGTTCAATACCCTTAATGACGAGTTAAGGAGACTTAAGGATGAATTAAATAGAATTAACGCAAGCATTAAGGATGTTGAGGACAGGATTAAGGAGAGGGAGGGCATTAGGGCTAGGGTTAAGGGGATTGAGGAGAAGCTTAAGGGAATGAAGGAATTAAGGGACGAAATCAGTAAACTTGAGGAAGAGGAGAGGGAACTACGGGGTAGGGTAATAGTCCTTGAATCCAAGGAATCAACAATAAAGGGGCTTGAGAGGCAACGAGCAGAGTTAAGCAATCAATTAAGGGAAACTGAGACTGAATTAGAGGAGTTAAGGGAGAAGGCGGCTGGTAAGAGTGAGTTAGAGGGGAAGCTTAAGGAAACCTTAACGAGGCTTAATGAGCTTGATGAATTAAAGTCAAGGAAACTGTCACTTAAGAGTGAGTTAAGTCACATTGAGGAGGAGTTGAACGTATTGAAGTCATCTAAGGAACCAGTATGCCCAGTGTGTAAGAGACCGTTGAAGCCTGAGGATAGGGAGAGGTTGATTAAGGAGAATAATGAGAAATTAAGGTTAATTAGGGAGGAGATTAGGGAAATCGACTCAAGGCTTAAGGATTACAGTGACTTAAAGGAGACTGAGGAGGAGCTTAGGAATAGGCTTACCCAAGCAAAGATGGCTGCGGAGAAGATCCCCATCCTTGAGTCAAGGCTAAGGGAATTGAGGAGTAGGGTTAATGAACTTGATGAGGAGTTGAAGACAGCTAGGGAGGAGGTTAAGGAATTGGAGAACCTGAGGGTGAGGCATAGTGAAGTCAATTCAAGGCTTAGTGAATTAAGGAGGAGGTTAACTGAGGTTGAGATGCTTCAGGAGGAGTACGTGAGGCTTAATGCTGAGTTAGCCAAGAACCCTGAGGCTGATTTAAGGCATTTAATGGAGAATAAGGCTAATGTTGAGGCAAGGATTAGGGAACTGGAGAATGAGGTTGAGGCACTGGGGAAGGAGTTGGTTAGGCTTAGGGAGATTGAGGATAAGGTTAAGGAGACTGAGGAGGAGGTTAAGAGCCTGAGGACTAGGCTTGATAAAAACAACGGCATGTTAAGTCAATTGAAAGCCAGTATAAAGGAACTGGAGGATGAGGCCGGGCGTTTAAGGGAATTAATCAGTAAGAGGAGTGAGAGACTTAGGTTCATTAGAGGTAAGATTCAGGAGGTTGCGGGGTTGATTAACGCCATAGATAATGCCAAGCCAGCTTTAAGGAAGGCGCTGCTGAACGCCATAAATGATGAATTAAAGGACGCCTTCAGGATGCTTAGGCATAAGGAATCCTTAATCGACATTTACGTAACAGAGGACTACGAGGTCATGGTTAAGAGGAGTGATGGTAAGGAGTTACCGGTGAGCATGCTTTCAATGGGTGAAAGAAACCTAGTGGCCCTAGTGCTTAGATTCGCGTTATCCAAGGCCATACTAGGTGACATACCAATAATGCTACTGGATGAGCCAACCGAGCACTTGGACTCTGAGCATAGGAGGAGGGTTTCAAACTGGCTACGTGACTTATCTAACGTAGTCGATACACTGGTGGTTACGTCACATGTTGATGCATTCGAGAACACCGCTGATAATATTATTAGAGTTGAGGTCACTAGTCCAAGGGGTGAGTCAGTGGCGTATAATGCGTGAATACGAAGCAGTGATGCAACATTACTCAAGTGCATTAATTACCCACAGGTCTTCACCATATGGGATTTCACTAAGAATAGTGGATTATTGTGAATAACCATTACTTAGGCGTATACTTAGTAAAGTGAGGTTCAGGTGCCTTATAAGCAATATTAAATGTACTGAAATATAAACTATATTTATAGCAATAGTTTTAAAAACAGTAAATTGTCTATGTAATGATGGCTAATTGCTCAGTGAGACTCATGTTGGGTAATCATGCGGTTGCTCATGCGGCATTAGAAGCGGGTTTAGCCGTTGCAGCAGGTTACCCTGGTACGCCTAGTAGTGAGATTATTGAGTACATTATTGACCACTCCAGGGAGACTGGGGTTTATGTTGAATGGTCAAGCAACGAGAAGGTAGCCTACGAGGTGGCTTACGGTGCAGCATTAGCCGGTGCTAAGGCATTGGTTAGTATGAAGCATGTTGGCTTAAATGTAGCGATGGATCCACTAATGTCAAGCGCGTACACTGGTGTTAGGAATAGTTTACTGGTTATTACCGCTGATGACCCTGGAATGTGGTCAAGCCAGAATGAACAGGATAATAGGTGGGTTGGTTTACACGCCCATATTCCAGTAATTGAACCATACAGTCCACAGAATGCAGCTGACCTAGTTAAGTTATCAATGAGTATGAGTCAACGCCTCAATCACCCAGTGTTAATGAGACTGGTTACTAGGGTTTCCCACGTTAGGGAACCTGTTAAGGTCTGTGAATTCAGTAAACCTGACTATGCCCAAGGCTACCTCAAGGACCCATCACACCACGCCTTAGTTCCATCCAACGCTAGGCAACTTAAAGGTGAGTTAATTAAACGCTGGGAGAGTATTCAGTATGCCGTTGAGGATTTGCCTCACGAGTACGTTAACGATGGTAGAGTACTGGTTATTACGAGTGGTGTAGCGTATAATTACGTTAAGGAGGCTTTAAGGGACCTTGAAATCCCCGTTAGTACACTCAACGTAATCACCCCAGTACCCCTACCTAGGAGGCTTATAGCTAATGCAGTGTCTAACTCAGATAAGGTCGTGGTTGTTGAGGAAGGTGACCCAGTGGTTGAGTTTCAGGTTAAGGAGGTGCTTTACGATGAGGGTATTAGGGTTCCAGTGTACGGTAAGGCTGAGGGTTTCTTCACCAGGGTTGGTGAATTAACACTAATGAATGTTGAGGAGGGGTTGGCTAAGGCACTTGGTGTTGAATTAAGGGGAATGCGAAGTAATGCGCAACGCATTGATGTACCACCAAGGCCCCCTGTCTTCTGCCCAGGTTGCCCCCATGCGGCATCATTCTATGAGTTAAAGATAACCACGGCTAAGGCCATGGTTAAGCCAGTCTTCAGCGGTGACATAGGCTGCTACTCCCTAGGCATAAACCCACCCTTTAATGAGCAAGACGTGTTAACGAATATGGGTAGTTCAATAGGCTTAGGCATGGGTATCCTTAGAGGCACTGGTGGTAGGCAATTCATCATAGCCATTATAGGTGACTCCACGTTCTTCCACGCCGGTTTACCAGCCCTGGTTAATGCAGTCTACAATAA from the Caldivirga maquilingensis IC-167 genome contains:
- the tatA gene encoding twin-arginine translocase TatA/TatE family subunit, encoding MIGSVWDWIIVIAVVLILFGGASKIPELFRALGRAVGEFKKGQVEVERELRQLTNEPQSNQTNISKQDNTVNNKDEEAQELRRQIEELRKKIEELERKKSQN
- a CDS encoding AAA family ATPase, with amino-acid sequence MASVELIEVENIRSIRKASVRLSSGVNFIHGLNGAGKTTILDSIALALYGTDWLKRRRIKLSELVTIGASTGAVRLMINIEGRRYIIQRVFTREKVIESQTYVMSDDGSRVAGRDKEVTRWVTENLGVDVELFNLLYVRQGELRDILEVNRREEFKLDKLLKIDSMDKLQTDVLRSIEKRLEGEEKALEAAIRENNDEKDRVERRLSDARVKVKEIESEISKLDGELSVKESELSKLKEEERRLIGIRERFNTLNDELRRLKDELNRINASIKDVEDRIKEREGIRARVKGIEEKLKGMKELRDEISKLEEEERELRGRVIVLESKESTIKGLERQRAELSNQLRETETELEELREKAAGKSELEGKLKETLTRLNELDELKSRKLSLKSELSHIEEELNVLKSSKEPVCPVCKRPLKPEDRERLIKENNEKLRLIREEIREIDSRLKDYSDLKETEEELRNRLTQAKMAAEKIPILESRLRELRSRVNELDEELKTAREEVKELENLRVRHSEVNSRLSELRRRLTEVEMLQEEYVRLNAELAKNPEADLRHLMENKANVEARIRELENEVEALGKELVRLREIEDKVKETEEEVKSLRTRLDKNNGMLSQLKASIKELEDEAGRLRELISKRSERLRFIRGKIQEVAGLINAIDNAKPALRKALLNAINDELKDAFRMLRHKESLIDIYVTEDYEVMVKRSDGKELPVSMLSMGERNLVALVLRFALSKAILGDIPIMLLDEPTEHLDSEHRRRVSNWLRDLSNVVDTLVVTSHVDAFENTADNIIRVEVTSPRGESVAYNA
- a CDS encoding metallophosphoesterase family protein, which codes for MLIAHISDVHLGRRQYGLEARARDYEAAFLNAISEIIKLREERGVDVVLVTGDLFDNPRPSPSTYLTAIKGFSRLRDSGLNVIITRGNHDASVINPVDNPISVLSSSGLVKYLDLDYIDYGKLRIIGVGCVPGSEHGKLTRGLRGLMGGGLNIVMMHQYIEGAPYRYPMPNIDYYSIPADELPIDAYYAVGHIHEHALRHPSLNAVYPGSLEIWDSQEFETYVLNNGKLSKVKEQDPKGFLLLDVNEGAGRVKVEPVRLHGGRRMIKVLVNINGESPSVFREHLSELSSLNYRDAYVEVNVTGELSEGFSVRDYGFNTIKGLISDALKVNVKLTVTRRSSVKGQVVHGLIELIQSVLGKNLGNEAMVNAVLRALDLVSDGKVNEARVTLEKALGIGDDAEWLQWS
- the iorA gene encoding indolepyruvate ferredoxin oxidoreductase subunit alpha, yielding MANCSVRLMLGNHAVAHAALEAGLAVAAGYPGTPSSEIIEYIIDHSRETGVYVEWSSNEKVAYEVAYGAALAGAKALVSMKHVGLNVAMDPLMSSAYTGVRNSLLVITADDPGMWSSQNEQDNRWVGLHAHIPVIEPYSPQNAADLVKLSMSMSQRLNHPVLMRLVTRVSHVREPVKVCEFSKPDYAQGYLKDPSHHALVPSNARQLKGELIKRWESIQYAVEDLPHEYVNDGRVLVITSGVAYNYVKEALRDLEIPVSTLNVITPVPLPRRLIANAVSNSDKVVVVEEGDPVVEFQVKEVLYDEGIRVPVYGKAEGFFTRVGELTLMNVEEGLAKALGVELRGMRSNAQRIDVPPRPPVFCPGCPHAASFYELKITTAKAMVKPVFSGDIGCYSLGINPPFNEQDVLTNMGSSIGLGMGILRGTGGRQFIIAIIGDSTFFHAGLPALVNAVYNKAPMLVIVMDNRFTAMTGGQPSPTQVIDIAAVAKAIGVKYVYTIDPFNVKEAEATLSDALRKVKDGELALVVMKRACALEASRGRSSLIVKFTVDPDACKACGICYNLIACPAIAPLENRKAWIDPNMCVGCSVCAQVCPYNAIKPSGNAKEWLDKWAEM